A stretch of DNA from Nitrosopumilus zosterae:
ATCCTTTGATAGATGATGCAATTGATAAATCTCGAAAGGTTTCCGGTATGGCATCTGTGTTTAATGAAGATTTTGATGTGTCTGTAGAATTTACAAATTCTCAAGAAATACTGCGAGGTCTTGATTTTAAAGATTGCATAGTAAGTGGATATGACATATTGACTCTGAGAGATAAGGAGGAAGGCTATACTGGAAAACGAGGATTTGCTACTGCTGAAATTCTTGATGTTGCTTGTTCTGGTTTGACTCCAGTTAATCCTGCTTTTGATAACTTGCATGATGCCAAAGAATCTCGGTATTCTCAGATGAGTAATACTCACACGACAAATTCCTATAACATGGGAAATGGTCCCCACATAATTGCCACTTTTGATTTTAACAGTGGCACTGAAGTTGTAGATTTTCCCGAGTTCTACCAAGGCAATCTGATTGCAAGGGCAAATCCAACATTTACACTTGTGGGGGTTCCTGGTGTCACTCCATTGCTATATGATGTAGTTGATCGTACTAGGGAGTCTGGATCAAAATCAACTGGTGTCTCTTCCCAAGTAGAATTGTTTGATGTAAATCTTGTTCTAGTATATGGCGATGATGTTGTTCGGGGCTTTGATTATACAAAATGTCGTATTGTCGATTATATGGTAAGAACAGAACACGATGGAGAGGAGAGCTTTTACAAAGGATTTGCTTTAACTGATGAATTCTATTTTGAATGCCATGGGTATGAACCATTTGATCCAAAATATGATGCGCTATTTGATGCTCCACATGCAAAGACAGAGTCTTCGTTAAATTGGAAAGAAAAACAAAGAGATACTTGGGGTTCTAACTTTAGATAAATTACCTTATGCTCTTCCAATCAACATTCTCGTTTTTGACCCAGAGGAATTTCTTTTGCAATGCAGATGTGTACAGTTTCTCCCATTCTGCACCTACCTCATCAGTCCATGCCTTGAAAACGCGAGGATCGATATAATTTCTCAAAGATGTTCCGATGTTGTAATCTTTAGTTTTCTCAGACAGATCAATTTGCAATTCTAATTTCTGCAATCTTTCTTTGTGTTTTGCCTTTTGTTTTTTGATTTGCTCGTTTAATGTCTTGACTCGCTTTTCTTTGGCCTTCTTTTGTACATCTGTCTTTGGGGCAGATGCCTCGACTTTTTTAAGAGTCTCTTGTGTCTTCTTCCAAGACTCTTCCTTTTCGACTTTTTTAAGAGTCTCTCTTTTCTTTTCTAATGATTGCTCAAATGTCTTTGGAATTGTTCTTTTGTGATTGCACATCATGGCAGCTTCAAGATTTGCCAATTTTGCATGGTATAGTTTCTCAGTTGCGGTCTTTCCCTTCATGTCATCATGTTTGACTAGGTAGTTTTTGACAACCGTTGTAGCAAGATATGTTCTGAACACCTTGGCAGTTAGACCCTTTACAATGCTTGAATAATATGCATTAACGTGCCTTGATGTAATGTCGTCAAAAATCTCGTCTTTTGGTTTTTTCTTTTCTACTAATTTCTTTAGGTTCTCTTGAAACTGCTTATCGTGTCCTTCTGCAACTACTGTCTCTTGCCATCTTACACTATCTTTTCCGAGAAAATCAAATTCTATGGTCTTATCAGTAATTTTGATGTGCTCTTTTCTTAGTGTGGTGGCACCTACGGTATCTGCCTCGTCAGGATCCTTTTCGTCTCCGACCCTCATCGCGGTTCTATAAATCAAATAACATGCAGTTGCAATTCTGCTAATTTTTGGATCCTTTATTTTCATGTCCTTTACAATTCTGTCTTTGATTTTGTCGATCTCCTTTGCAAGCTTTACTGCTTTTTCGTACTTTTCTTTATCACGATCTTGCTTTAGTCCTGCAGTATCTGCAAGCCACACGTATTTTCTTTTTTGCGTCAGAAAATCCATCCAGCTTGCAAGCCACATGGAGTCTTTATCGTGAATAATTTTTCCCCACTCGCCTTCGGGTACTTTGGCCTCTTTTCCAAGATTTAATGTGACGTCTTTTGCAGTGACTCTTGGTTTCCACCTGCCTCTTAGTGGGTGTTCTCCCCTGCCGATGAATATTCCTGGAGGTTCTGCCATATAGTTTCCAACTTCCACCTCCTTTCCATCCATGATGGCAATTCCGTATTTTGACTTTAATTTTTCACGCAGTTCTTTTCTTTTTGCTGCGAGAGCTTTTTTCTCTTCTTTTGTCATCATTTCTCTGGTGTCTTTTTCTTTGTCGACCACTTTGTATGCATTTGAAAAATCAATATCTTCATATGATATTTTTTTAAATTTGGAATCTAGAGTTTTAGCAAAATCTGCTGTAAAATTTTTCTGAAAAACCTTGTCTTGACCATATGGTGTGTCTTTCTTTTTTGCCCATTGATACACCATCTCTTCTTGATTTAGATCAAGAGGGACATTTTCGCCTTTGATCTTAATTGTGATACCTTGAGCCTCATATTCAGGAGGAAATAAGATTCCATTATGTTGTAGCGTTTTCCATTTCATTCTTTTCACTTTAAAATTGCGGACTTTGACAAAAACTCTATTCTATGCGTATATCAATTTAACGTACAAGAGATTTTAGCCTGGAAATAGCTCTTTACTCAAGTATTTCTCAAATTCCATGTCTGTTTTCATCTTTTTTGCTTCCATAAACATGGCAGCATCAGTTCCTACAATGTATCTTGGCAACATTTCATCATCATGAATTGCTTTCATTATCACTTTGGCAACCTCTGATGGTGACGTTCCCATTTGCACCATCATCTTCAATCCTGCTAGAATATGATCAGTTAGTTCTTTGTATTTTGGGTCTGTCTTTGAATCTGGAATCTTCATTGATTCGAAAAAGTTTGTTTTGATCACTCCTGGCTCAATTAAGGTGGTCTTTATTCCAAACTGCCCGAGTTCGTATCGTAAGCATTCTCCCAGTCCTTCCAGTGCAAACTTTGAACTGATATAAGCTGGAGACCCTGGAAGTCCCATTCTTCCTGCGACTGAACTGATGTTTATGATGTTTCCTGATTTTTGTTTTCTCATGATTGGAGCTACTTCTTGAATTATTCTTATGATGCTGAAAAAATTAGTTTCAAACTGTTTTCTAAAATCATCAATTGACACATCTTCTGTGCATCCAAATTGACCATACCCTGCATTGTTCACTAGTACATCTATTCTTCCACAATCAGCAATTATTTTTTTAATTGTAGAAACTATTGATTCTTCTCTGTCTACATCTAGTTCTATAATTTCAACTGAAAGGTTTTCTTTTTTTGCAGCTTGCTCTATCTCTCCTGCTTTTTTTGTATTTCTCATACTTGCAAAAGTTTTGTATCCGTCCCTTGAAAGTGCCAGTGCTGTTTCTAATCCAATTCCCGAAGAACTGCCTGTGACAAGAGCTACTTTTTCCATGCAATTGCTATAATTTTGGCATATTTATCCCATTTTGATTATCATACTAATGGCCTGTCTCCTTCAGTAGGATCTACCAATTCTGTTTTTTCACCCTTGTGTATTCTTTCAAGAATCTCCAATGCCGAATATTTGTGAAGGAATTCATTATTGTTTCCACATCTGTATGAGAATGTACATCGTGGACACCCTGACTCATTTTTGCATGGACATTCCTTTACAATGTACATGCTTCTCTCAAGGACTTTTTCAAATCTATCATACAATGCTTTACTGGCGCCACTTCCGCCAATTGCACCATCATAGATGAAAATCAGGCCTGACGTGCCTAACGATATGCCTCCCAAGTCTTGAGACACTCCGCCTGTAATCATGTTGCTTCCTTCAATTACGACATGCTCTGTTGCATGATATCCGCTGGCTTCTGTGTAATCCTCATCCTCTGCCTTTTCCATTATCTTTAGTGGTCTTGGTGCATGAAAGACAATCCCTTTTGTAACAAAATCATACTCTAGTGGTGCATCAAGCATCACTTTTTCCCCCTGAGTGATTTCTTGTCCTAGCTCTATGTTGACATATCCGTAGACTTTTTTCTGAATGTGTAATTTACAAAAAGCAACCTCTATTCCGTTTGCTCTTCTTCTCTCAAAAACCGTCTCAATGGTGGGCCATTCTTCTGTGAGTGATTTTGTATAGTATGGATAGTCTCTTGAAATTCTTTCTAGTTTTGCAATATTTTTTTTAGGATAGTCGAATTCTTTTACCTTGTATCTGATTCCTGCTAAAAAATAGATTGCGTCTTTGTGCAACTCCTCAAGCGCGATTGGCAGTACTCTGTCTCCAACTTTTCTGTCTGATAAAAAGATGTCAATAGATTTGCCGATTCCTCTTATGCTGTATTCGTTCAGCATGGAATTTATTTTGTCAAAATTTGGAACAATCCTGTTGTTGATTATTTTGAGATTTTCTCTGATGATGTGGTGTTCAATGATTTCTTCGTGCTCTTTTAATTCGTGTTTGGAAATCGGCCTGTCACATGCCATTGCCAACACTTGAAATTCCTCCACGAATGGATTCTTGGGGTCGATGTATGTTTTTTCAATATCTTCAAAATAATCATCCGGATGATTCTTGTAGTATTGAGAAATAGGATCGTTTCCCAAGGCCAGGAATGCATAACCTCTTTGTCCTTTTCGTGCAGCTCTTCCTATTCTTTGGATCAGTCTGTTTACCGGAATTGTAGATGAGATGACGCAATCCACGTTTCCTACATCTATGCCTAATTCAAGCGTAGGGGTGCATGAAATTGCTTGTAATTTGTCCTCTTTGAACTCTCTCTCTACTGCAGTTCTGTAATTTGCCATCAGCCCTGCACGATGAACTTTGATGTTGACTTTTTGCTTTTTTGCTTGTATTGCTAGAAGCTCGGAGTTTAGATGTGAATTGTTAAACACCATGGTCTTGTGCTTTTTTTCAGTTAATTTTTTTGTCAGTTCTACCATGAGTTTTCTTTGAGTTCTGAGTGATGGAAATAGCATCACAAAATCTGTCTGGCCTTTTTTTCCAGAACCGTGAATTATTTGCATTTTTTCTCCAAACAACTGCTCACAGAATTTTTTTGCGTCATCTAGAGTTGCTGATGCTGCAACAAATTGCAGTTTGTTGCTGCAAATTCTTTTGAGTCTCTTTATGATATAATGTACGTTTGAACCAAAAATTCCCGAATATACGTGGGCCTCATCTACAATCAGAATTCTTGTTGATGATAGTAATGACGAAAATTTTGTCTGATGCCACATGTGATAATGCAACACATCAAAATTTGTAACTAAGATCTGAGGTGGATTTTCAACAATATCTCTTCTTTCTGGAACTTTGGTGTCTCCATCAAAAACTTTGACATCCACTCCGATCTTTTCAGCAAATTTTTGGATTTTTGGGAATTGATCTCTTGCCAAAGCTTTTGTAGGGTATACGAAGATTGCAAAAACATTTCCTTGGTTTGCTTCCTTTTTTATTCTCTGGATGACTGGAATCAAAAATGCTTCCGTTTTTCCTGATGCCGTTGGTGCCTCGATCACAACATTTTCTCCAAACATGATTTCTTGGATTGTCTCTTCTTGAAACTTGTAAAATTCTTCTATCTGTAATTCTTTGAGGTGCTCTGTGATTGATTCCTCCAGGCCCATATCTTCTATTTTGCAGCCCATTTTGGGCTCAGGATTCTTCAAAACTTTGTATTGCGAAATATAGTCTTTTTTTGAAAATAGGATCTCCTCTGTAATTTTGTCTGGCTTGTTATCTGCTATCATCTCTTTGATTTCGTTTTCTGCCCTGATGATTCCCTCATCCTTTAAACCGTCTGATAATCCCTTCTCGGTAACTAGCCCCTTATCAAATCTTGAGAGAAATTCAAGGAATACCTCGTCAATGTTTTTTGAAAATTCTAGCAGATCCTCGATGCCACATTTTCCACAGGAGACATGCATCTTTTTGTTGAATGTTTTTTGTATCTCTATCTTTGATTTACATTTTGGACATGCGAATTTCAAGATCTACTTGATTGGCATTATTTGGTGATTTATTGTTTAATCATCATTATGGATCCATGACATTATTAAGCTAGGAATTGGTCTTGAATTTAAAAATGAAAAAAATTGAAATTAATAATATTTACAATCTAAATTGCATTGAAGGGATGAATTTAATTCCTAAAAATAAGATTGATCTTGTAATTACCGATCCTCCGTTTGCTATAAATTTCAAAGCAAACAAGGCAAATTATAACAGAACGTCATCTAGAGTATTGACCGGTTATAACGAAATCAAACCTGGAGATTACTATGATTTTACATTTGCATGGATGAGTGAAGTTTTTCGAATTCTAAAGGATTCCGGAAGCATGTATGTTTTTTCTGGATGGAATAATCTCAAAGACATTTTGCGTGCATTAGATGACGTCGGATTTACTACAGTTAATCATATTATTTGGAAATATCAATTTGGAGTAGTAACGAAAAAAAAATTTGTTACTTCCCACTATCATTGTCTTTATGTTTGCAAAGACAATAAGAAGCGAAAATTCTATCCTTTTTCCAGATTTCAAAAAAATGACAAAACAAAAGACGGCCGGAGCCTTCATTATAAAGACAAGGAGGACGTATGGGATATCAAAAGAGAGTATTGGACTGGGGATGAAAAAACTCCTACTAAACTTCCTTCTGAGATCATCAAGAAATTACTTGAATATTCAAGTGAAAAAAAAGATGTCGTGTTTGATCCTTTTCTTGGTTCAGGACAAGTTGCAGTTGTAAGTAAATCACTTAATCGACGTTATCTTGGATTTGAAATAGTTTCAGATTACTACAAATTTGCCAAAAAACGACTTGATAAAAACATGTACAGAATAAAGACATCAAAATAATCTACTTTTTACTTTCTGACTCGTCAATTCTCTTTTGGCCTATTTTCTCAGAGATGCTTTTTCTTAACTCGTCATCTGTTTTACCTTCTACTTTGACTCCTGCTGTTCTTGCAATCATCTCCAGCTTTTCTCTTTCTGTTTCAACTGGTCCTGAAATTTTTGGTGATTCTTCGGTAACTTCTTTCATGTGGTCTTGAATTTCGTTTTTTGCTTTGTTGTACTCATTTACTGCTTTTCCAAGTTTTCTTGCAGCACCTGGAAGTCTTCCAGTGCCTAAAATTAGTACCAGTGCTAAAAAAATTATGATTAGCCATTCGCTTCCACCTACGTTTAGTGAATGTTCTAACATATTCTGCTATAACCAAATTTGAAATTAAACGTAATGTTGGAGATTTATGCCTAGAGTGGCAGGAATATTTTCATTGAATATCATTCATGAGAAGTACTTATTGATTTAAATAAATTCAGAACGTTATACATTTATGAAAAAAATTGAAGCTATAATTCAATCTGGAGCAAAAGATGCAGTCGTTGCTGCAATTAAGAAGATTGGCGTTGGTGGAATAACTGTTCACCAAGTTCAAGGACAAGGCTCACAGGATCCTCCGCTAGTTGGACAATACTTTAGCAGGGATATGATAATTTGTGTGGTAGACGATCCTAAAGTGGATGAAATTTTAGATGCGATTGCAAATGTTGCATGCACTGGAACAAAGGGTGACGGTAAAGTTTTTGTCACTCCTGTTGATGACGCACTTGATATTTGCACCAAAAAACGCGGAACCACCTCTATCTAATTTAGAACTCTTTGTGGTTCTAGTTTCTTTCTAGATATGATTGCAAATATTACGACTCCGATTCCTATTATGCAAAATAGCGCATAGGGTGTTTCATTTCCAAATGATTGCGCAATTGGTCCACCAATAGTTGGTCCTATTGCCCAACCCATTCCAAAAATTGTTTCATATGCGCCAATTATTTTCCCTGATATTGCTTTTCTAGTTTTGCTCAAAACAATCTCTAGTGTAAGGGGGAAGAATATGCTGAACCCGAATCCCATCAAAACCAGCGCAATTCCAAAAGTTACTGTTGAATCTGCAAAAATTGACATTGCCAATCCTATTGATGCTGCACTTGTTCCGGCAATCAGAGTTCGACTTGTGTTTCTTGCCAACTTTCCAGCCAATGCAAGAGACACAACTCGTGATATTCCAAAAACAAAATAGAGTGACAAGATATCGGAATCTGTCATGCCTCTGTCATTTAGAAATGCGGGATAAATTGTGAGTATGATTCCGAATGACGATGTACAAAAAATCAGCAATATTATGGCTTCCGGAAATTTTTTCATCTCTTTAATTGATGAAAATGAAAATCCTTCATGATGATTTCTGACGCTTTTTCTTGAAGCTAAAAGAGAAGTGATTATTCCAGTAGCTAGGATGAATGCCGCGATTTGGAATAGAATTCTATATGTGACATCAAGGCTTTCTAGTACTGCTGTTCCAAGCAATGGGCCTACCATAAAACCAATTACAAAAAACATTGTGAACCAAGAAATATTTCTGACTCTGTTTTTCTCGGTGCTTTCATTAGATATTATGGATTCGCACGGTGGCCAAAAAAAGGCATGAGCTATTCCTGTCATAATTCTAAATCCCATTATTTCCGGAACTGATTGTGCAATTGATAAAAGGTAGATGGATGTAGAATTGACTGCAGCTCCTAATGCAAGCAAATAACCATTGTTGATTCTATCAAGAAGAATTCCAACAAATAATGGAATGAACATGTAGGGGATGAAATTTGTTAATCCGATTAATCCGAGCTCAGAATATGTCGCACCGATTACATTCTTTGCAAAAACTGGTAATATTGGACCGTGTAGTCCATATGAAATTCCTATGATTAGACCTGTGATGTTGACTAATATCAGAACTCTGTTCATTTGTATGCGGCAACCATTATTGCCCCGCCCATAAGATCTTTCTCAAATTCAACTCTGGAAAATTTTTCTAGTAATAACGCTTCCAGCTTTTTGTTTGCAGGCCATCTTTTGAATGTCCCATACAATGTTCCAAACTTTAATCCTAATCTTCCACCTGCAACAAACGCTAGAATGGGGAGGATGCATCGCAGATAAAACGAAACTCCTGCTCTGATGAATGCTTCGTCTGGTTTTCCCAAATCAACAATCACGAATCTTCCGTCATTTTTTAAAACTCTGTGAATTTCAGAAATTGCAATCCTCAAATTGATTGCATCCCTTAACGAATATCCGCACAAAACTGCGTCAAATTCCTCGTCTCTAAATGGAATGTGTTCAAAAACTCCATTTGCCATGTCTGGTGATTTATCAAAATGCTTGCCTGTATTTTTTAGCATGGGGACTAGAGGGTCATAAAGTGTAATTGAAATTTTCCCATCAGTTAATTTCATTGCAGTCTTTGACATGTTGCCAAAACCAGAACCTGCGTCAAGAATTTTATTCCCTGGAAGAACTCTTCCCGAAATTCCGCGATTTCTATGCTCTGCATCTTTGCCTAATGAAATTATGGAATTTACTTTGTCATAGACAGGAATGATTTCTCGAAGTACATCCATTACTTCGCCCCAGTAACTTCCTAAACCCATATTTATCGTCTCAGTATACTTGGTTGAATAGTTTTCAAATCTAAAACTTCTATTGAGTGTTAAACTTTGATGCGTTTTTAGAATAATTTTCCAAGTCTGATTCGGAAACTTTCTCAAAAACTTTTGTCTTGTCTGTTATCTTTGCCATCTTTACATTGCTTGCACCATCTTTCTGCTCTGCCTTTAGATTGATTGCTGCAATTGCAAGTCCTGCTGCATCCTCCAAACTCATATCTTTGCTGTAATATTTTTCTAAAAATTCATTGACATCCTCTGCACCTGCACCAATTGCCACTGCTGAATATTGCAAATAAGTTCCACTTGGATCTGTGACATAGATTGATCCTCCCTTTTGATCAATTCCTGCAATAATCATGGAAACTCCATTTGGACGGACTCCGCCATATTGTGTGAATTGGTGTGCTTGATCAGCTAAATGTTTGGCAACTGTTGAGACTTCTACTGATTCATCATAAGTCATTCTATTTCCTTGTGAAAAGAATCTTGCACTATCTACTTGAACACGTGCATCTGGGATGTATCCTGCTGCGGCTACGCCGATATGATAATCCACTTGAAAAATTTTCTGTGTAACGTTCTTAGTCTGTAATGGACGTGGTTTTTCCTCTACTGCTAAAATGACTCCTTCTTTGCTAAGAATCCCAATTGCAGTGGTTCCCCTCTTTACCGTCTCAATTGCGTATTCTACTTGGTAAATTCTGCCATCTGGAGAATACATGGTTGGTGTCATATCGTAACCACGTGATGCCATCATGTTATCACGAGTCCATTCTCAGTCAATTTAAGGGTAATTGTCCTTGCCTGAATATGGAAAAGATCTGGAAATAGGGTTTTAAGCAAAATTATACATGTTCTATTATATGTCAAATCAACTTCTGGAATTCAAAGAAATCATTCGATCAAAGCATGTCTCTAACACAAGAAAACCAGACAAGCAAACTCGGAAATTACTTCTCTACCTTTTCACAAGTACTAGGGGCGGATTCACTCGTTTAAGAATAATTGTGCATCTTCTTGAAAGACCATACAACACGCATCAGTTAGCGCAAACCCTTGATCTTGATTACAAGGCTGTTCAGCACCACATGAAAATTCTTGAAAAAAATAATATGGTCTCAAAAATTGGGGAAAAATACGGGGCAATTTTTCATCTCTCAAACTTCCTTGAATTAAACATACATACTTTGGAAGAGGCAATAGATAAGCTAGATAGAAAAATGAATCAGAAAAAAATATACCTGTGATTTTATATTTACCGATCTCAAATTTTGAATCAAACTTAATATAATATGCTCAATTTTGAAAATCATCTTGGTCAAGAATGATCCTTTTGCAAACGCTACAAAGCAAGTAAATGACGCTTGTGATCTTCTTGGAATTAAAGATCCTGGATTGCGCGAATATCTTGCAATGCCAAATAGAGTTTTGAGAGTAAAGATTCCGGTAAGGATGGATAATGGTAAAATTAGAGTTTTCACAGGTTTTCGAAGTCAGCACAATAACGATCGAGGTCCATACAAAGGAGGCATTCGTTACTTCAATCCAGAAGGTGGAGTTGAATACATGGAACGCGAAGTTATGGCACTTTCATCTTGGATGACTTGGAAATGTGCAATTGTTGATGTTCCGTTAGGCGGGGGAAAAGGTGGCATCTATGTTAATCCTAAAACTGAAAAAATCAGCGAAGCTGAACTAGAGCGATTGACAAGAGGTTTCGCATTTAAAATATTTGAAGTGATTGGTCCTGGAAAAGATATTCCAGCTCCTGATGTTTACACAACGGGAAAAGAAATGACGCAAATCATGGATACTTACAGTAAACTAACTGGAAACATTTACTCTCCTGGTGTGATCACTGGAAAACCAATCTCCATGGGTGGTTCTCTTGCAAGAAATGTTGCAACTGGTTTAGGTGCAGCATACTGTGTAAGGGAAGCTGCAAAAACAATGAAACTTAGTCTGAAAGGTGCCAAAGTTGTTTTGCAAGGATTTGGAAACGCTTCGACATTTGCAGGTGAATACTTGGAAAAAATGGGGGCAAAAATCATTGGTGTTAGTGACTCTAAAGGCTCAATATTGATTTCCAGTGGTGCCAAAGTTAGCAAAATTATTGAATATAAACAAAAACACGGCTCAGTTGTTGGATTTCCAGGGAGTAAAAAGGTTTCAACTGAAGAGCTACTTACTACAAAATGTGATGTTCTAGTTCCAGGTGCATTGGAGAATCAAATTGATGCAAAGATTGCAAAGAATCTGAAATGTAAAATTATTGCCGAAGCTGCAAATGGTCCAACATTGCCAGAAGCTGATCCAATAATTTTCCAAAAGAAAATACTGGTAATCCCCGATATCTTGGCAAACTCTGGCGGTGTATGCATTTCATACCTAGAATGGGTACAAAATAACATGGGCTACTATTGGACATTTGACGAGGTTGCAAACAAGATGGAGAAAAATATCACTAAAGGATTCAAAGATGCATATGAAATGTCAAAGAAACACAAAGTTGACATGAGAAAAGCTACAATGGCTTTAGCAGTTCAAAGAGTTGTTGAGGCATTTAACGAAAAAGGCATCTGGCCTTAGACTAGAAAGGATTCGTAACAAACTAATTGCTCAATAAACATTATCTTTCCTTTTGTAATTAATCTGAGTTTTCTTTTAAAAGACAGATCGATATTTGTTCTTCTTTGCAGCAGTTGAATTGTTTTCCAAGTTAGGTGTCTTCCTTTTCTGTCTCTGTCAAAAAGTATGATGAGGTTTTGATATTTTGCAACGCTGTCTGCAAAGTCTATCATTCCTCTGAACTTGTGAAATTCTAAAACTCTTCCAGAATATCCTAATTTTCTCAATGCATTAGTGTCTCTCTTTCCTTCTACAACAACCACGCTTTTTTCCTTTGAATTCAATTGAAAAACAAAATTTTTCAATTCCCTAATTTCTTGTTCGGAAACTAACACACTAACTAAACTTGTTTTAACATATTAAGCACTTTTGCTAATGGAAAATAATGTCCGACGTTCTACTTGTACAGAATACTAGAATTGAAGGCTCTGGGCATCTTGGTGAACTCCTTAAAGAAGATGGATTTGAAATCACATCTGTTAATGCCAAACACGAACCATTACCTGAAAAAAAATTCTCTCTAGCAGTAATTTTAGGTGCACCTGAAAGCGCAAATGATGACTTGGCATATCTTAAGGCTGAACAGAAACTGATCAAAGACTACGTTCAAGAAAACATTCCTGTCTTGGGAATATGTTTGGGTTCTCAATTAATTGCAAAAACTTTTGGTGCCAAAGTGTACCCTGGGCCTAAAAAAGAAATTGGATTTTACAATGACCTGAAAATATCTGATAATGCCTCCTTCTTTTCAAGCTTTACAAACCCATTCACTGTATTTCATTGGCATGGTGACACGTTTGATTTGCCTGAAGGCGCAATCAGATTAGCATCCTCCAAAAATTATCTCAATCAGGCATTTCAATACAAAAGCGCAATTGGATTACAATTTCATCTGGAAGTAAATGAGGAGATGGTAAATCTGTGGCTTGACAATGCTGAGGAAAAACTCCAAAAAATTCCCTATATTGATCCGCAAAAAATTCGATCAGACATTGTTGACAATATTTCAACTGTAAAATCAAACATGAATAATTTTTACAACAATTTCAAATCGTCATTTGCCCTTTGAACAAAATTTAACATAAAGTTATTATTTTTCACGCTTTGGTTTTGAATGAGCTTTAATCATATGTTTTTTGGTTCTTTCAGGATCGGTAAATTCCATATTACAAATTTTACATGTGTTTGAAAAAGTTGTTTCTCTTTTTAGTATGTTTTTCACCAAACTTTTGTTAAATGAAATCTTTGTTTTCATGATAAAATCTTGGATTTATGATTATAAGGCGTTGCTTAACATTGTTAATCCATCAAGATTGGTAACAATAGTTAAAGTCCCATAAAACATACAATCAACGTTGGCCGAATCCAAAAAATACAGAGATCGAATTTACATTGTCAAAGACATTATTCTTACCCTGTCTGAATACGGGGAGTTGAATCAGACTTCGCTGTTTAGTTTTTGCGGATTAAACATTACAAAACACAAAGAGATTTTAAACAATTTAGAAGAAAACGATATCATACAGAGAATAGAGACAGTAGAGGGGAAAAGGATCATTACAATTTTCAAAGTTACTCCTAAAGGCATGAATTTTTGCCACGAGATACTAGAGCCATATGAGCAATTGTTCCCAAGAAGCGGAAAATCTGACTCTTCAGTAAATCTAGGTTGCTTATTCTTCATCTAAATGAAATTTAGACGATATGTCCTTGTCCAAGTCATCTCGTTTCTTCATATAGTTAGTGTATCTTTGGTTCCAGTTGCTAAGAGAGCGAAATTGTTGTATGCCTGCAACCAGCCAAATTCCAGAAGTGACCAATACCGC
This window harbors:
- a CDS encoding toprim domain-containing protein; this translates as MLVSEQEIRELKNFVFQLNSKEKSVVVVEGKRDTNALRKLGYSGRVLEFHKFRGMIDFADSVAKYQNLIILFDRDRKGRHLTWKTIQLLQRRTNIDLSFKRKLRLITKGKIMFIEQLVCYESFLV
- a CDS encoding type 1 glutamine amidotransferase, producing MSDVLLVQNTRIEGSGHLGELLKEDGFEITSVNAKHEPLPEKKFSLAVILGAPESANDDLAYLKAEQKLIKDYVQENIPVLGICLGSQLIAKTFGAKVYPGPKKEIGFYNDLKISDNASFFSSFTNPFTVFHWHGDTFDLPEGAIRLASSKNYLNQAFQYKSAIGLQFHLEVNEEMVNLWLDNAEEKLQKIPYIDPQKIRSDIVDNISTVKSNMNNFYNNFKSSFAL